The sequence TCCTCCAAACATCACTGGACCATCACGACGGAAAGGAAGGAAACGATGTGAGTTCAAGAATGTCTTCACTCCTCAGTGCTTCTTGCTTTAGAACCAcgaaggcctctctctctctctctctctctctctctctctctctctctctctctcctctctctctctctctctctctctctcacacacacacacacacacacacacacacacacacacacacacacacacagaggggggGCTCATCGTCCAAAAGAAACCAACTGTTGTGTTTCTCCATCCCCCTTGTTGTGGCTAGTCAAAGGAGCTGATCTCACGTGGAATCCGATGTCTTCTTCTCTAGGACACTTCAAGAAGCAGCAAGAGTGCCGGTCTGTGAGAAACGAAGGTCAACCCTTCACGATGCAATCCCTTTTCCGGGCCTGATCGTTCAGAAACTCTCCCATCCCAAGCGGGGGACGGCAGGATATCCATCTCGAGTTTGGGACgggggcttccccggcggctccgTAGGAAACCGTCCCGTGCCcacgcaggaaacacgggttttcATCCCCGGCCCGGgacgatcccacgtgctacagagcCACGAAGCCCATAGGCCTCGCCGACGGAAtccgtgctctagatcctggccaCTGCGAGCGCTGAGCCCACACCCAGCAgccgctgaagcccacgtgccccagtgCCCACGCTCCCCAAGAGGAACCACAGCCACGAGAAGCCCAGACACACAACCGCAGAGCGGCCCCCTCCTCCGACGGAGAGAGAACCGCTCGCACAGCCGTGAAGACACGGCACACCCCCACAGAGATCAGAGACGTCCCACGATTTGAAAGCAATACGGGGTCTAGGATGGGACGCCGTCGGCCAATACCTCGTCCCATCCCTCGGGAAGCTCGCCGACTCCGCGGTAGATGAGATCAAGAAACCGCAGCTCACCGTGCCATCGGAAGTGCGGGAAGCTCTCCCTGCAGTGCTGAGAGCCCAGTGGAGACGTGACCCGCGGGGACCGTGAGCGTGCCTGTTCTCGGGAAGAAGTCCTTCCCGGTCCGGGCTCTGGAGATCGGCCCACGCGGACCCGCAGACAGCGGACGGCCATCCCTCTCGGCTCCCTGCAGGCTCACGGGTCCAGGCGTGCAGTGCCCCCGGCATCTGCTCGCATCTTCGGGGCCCGTCTCCCCCGCCGCGCTCCACTCACTTTGAATCCTTCTCCCCTCTCGTCTGACATGTTCTCTTTCCCGTGCGActcttcctggctccccaggcACCACTTCGCATCGTTCTCTTCTCATCGCACTCGTCTCGTGGAAAGAATTCCACGTCTCTCTGCTCTGGTCCCCAAGGAGTCTGTCATCGCTCCATTCATCTGGGGATCGACTGGCACCCAGGCAACCCGGGCCCACGAAAACCGGGGCTCCGTGTGGATGGGACGACTTGCCGACGAccgcggggggggtggggggggggcggctcGTGGACGTGGAAAGCTGGCACCGGGGAGTCGTCCTGCGGACACACCCTCGGGCACCATCGCGTTCGCGGGAGCGTTTGGGTTGTCGTCGTGGTCGCCGCCGTATTCCCTGAGACGTGTGCGGTCGCACTGGGAGTCCAACGGcgtctatgggaaaagaatggatccTTCCCTGGATCCCCTCAGAAGGACTTCGAAAAGAGTCGTGGTCGAGACGTGATCGATCTTTCCAACACTCTCACTTCTGGGTAGACATCTAAAGAGAAGAGACACGGAAGCGAAATCTCAGAGAgagatctgcactcccatgtccaCGGCAGCATCAGTCACACGGGTCAAGAGAGGGAAACAGCCCGAGTGTCCAtcaagggaagaagagggaaagaagacacaCGATCCAGACAGAGATCGATCGATAGGTAGAAATAGATGTCCCACGGAGCCACAGGAACGAACGCATTCTTGTCTGGTGATAGCATGGATGTGACTTAGGGCGTGATGCCAAATGAAtaagtcaggtagagaaagagaaagactttctcatgccactcacatgccatggatggccatcaaaaaaaaagaaagaaagaaagaaagaaagaaggaagacggTCATCACAGAacggctgggggagggagaaatgggaagatattgCATTGAtgtaagggggaaagaaaaaaaaaaaaaaacgacttcaCGGATAAGGTACATCTATACTGTATACGTCACAAAGAGCACGGTGATTCTAATGAACAGCGTTATTATTATTGTATGGTACTATCCGGGGACAGGGCCCATCCCGCGCCGCCCGGCCCCCCGCCATTGAGCGGACATggcacccactgcagtgttcttgcctggagaatccagggacggggggggGGGCCGCTGGGGGCCGATTCGGCACGACCGAGGCGAGCGCAGAGagcagcgacagcagcagcagcagcatgatcatcTGAAAGTCCATGCAGTGGACATGATCCTTCTCCTCCGTccaatgcagaaggaaatggcagcccatcggTGAGTCAGCGGAGGAAGATGCTCACTgcgtcgtgttcgactcttgcgaCGCCACgactgtagctaccaggctcctcatccgGACAGTCCAGCAGATCCtagaggggttgccatttccttctgcattggACGGGGAGAAGGATTCATGTCACTGTCATGGCAACTTTCTCAgatgatcatgctgctgctgctgctgctgctgctgctgctgctgctgctgctgctgctgctgcgtcgcttcggtcgtgtccgaatctgtgcgaccccacagacggtagcccaccgggcacccccgtccctgggattctccaggcaagaacactgcagtgggttgccatgtccgcctccaaggcgtgaaagtgaaacgcgcaagggaagtcgctcagtcgtgtccgactgtgagcgaccccgtggactgcggcccaccaggctcctcccgtccatgggattttccgggcaagaggacTGCAGTGGGGCGCCATGGCCTTCCCCGGATAGTACCATACAATAATAATAACGCTGTTCATTAGAATCACCGTGCTCTTTGTGACGTATACAGTATAGATGTACCTTATCCGtgaagtcgtttttttttttttttctttcccccttacaTCAATGcaatatcttcccatttctccctcccccagccgtTCTGTGATGAccgtcttccttctttctttctttctttctttctttcttttttgatggccatccatggcatgtgagtggcatgagaaagtctttctctttctctacctgacttaTTCATTTGGCATCACGCCCTAAGTCACATCCATGCTATCACCAGACAAGAATGCGTTCGTTCCTGTGGCTCCGTGGGACATCTATTTCTACCTATCGATCGATCTCTGTCTGGATCGtgtgtcttctttccctcttcttcccttgaTGGACACTCGGGCTGTTTCCCTCTCTTGACCCGTGTGACTGATGCTGCCGtggacatgggagtgcagatctcTCTCTGAGATTTCGCTTCCGTGTCTCTTCTCTTTAGATGTCTACCCAGAAGTGAGAGTGTTGGAAAGATCGATCACGTCTCGACCACGACTCTTTTCGAAGTCCTTCTGAGGGGATCCAGGGAAggatccattcttttcccatagacgCCGTTGGACTCCCAGTGCGACCGCACGCGTCTCAGGGAATACGGCGGCGACCACGACGACAACCCAAACGCTCCCGCGAACGCGATGGTGCCCGAGGGTGTGTCCGCAGGACGACTCCCCGGTGCCAGCTTTCCACGTCCACgagccgccccccccccacccccccccgcggTCGTCGGCAAGTCGTCCCATCCACACGGAGCCCCGGTTTTCGTGGGCCCGGGTTGCCTGGGTGCCAGTCGATCCCCAGATGAATGGAGCGATGACAGACTCCTTGGGGACCAGAGCAGAGAGACGTGGAATTCTTTCCACGAGACGAGTGCGATGAGAAGAGAACGATGCGAAGTGGTgcctggggagccaggaagagTCGCACGGGAAAGAGAACATGTCAGACGAGAGGGGAGAAGGATTCAAAGTGAGTGGAGCGCGGCGGGGGAGACGGGCCCCGAAGATGCGAGCAGATGCCGGGGGCACTGCACGCCTGGACCCGTGAGCCTGCAGGGAGCCGAGAGGGATGGCCGTCCGCTGTCTGCGGGTCCGCGTGGGCCGATCTCCAGAGCCCGGACCGGGAAGGACTTCTTCCCGAGAACAGGCACGCTCACGGTCCCCGCGGGTCACGTCTCCACTGGGCTCTCAGCACTGCAGGGAGAGCTTCCCGCACTTCCGATGGCACGGTGAGCTGCGGTTTCTTGATCTCATCGACCGCGGAGTCGGCGAGCTTCCCGAGGGATGGGACGAGGTATTGGCCGACGGCGTCCCATCCTAGACCCCGTATTGCTTTCAAATCGTGGGACGTCTCTGATCTCTGTGGGGGTGTGCCGTGTCTTCACGGCTGTGCGAGCGGTTCTCTCTCCGCGGAGGAGGGGGCCGCTCTGCGGTTGTGTGTCTGGGCTTCTCGTGGCTGTGGTTCCTCTTGGGGAGCGTGGGcactggggcacgtgggcttcagcggcTGCTGGGTGTGGGCTCAGCGCTCGCAGtggccaggatctagagcacggaTTCCGTCGGCGAGGCCTATGGGCTTCGTGgctctgtagcacgtgggatcgtcCCGGGCCGGGGAtgaaacccgtgtttcctgcgtgGGCACGGGACGGTTTCCTAcggagccgccggggaagcccccGTCCCAAACTCGAGATGGATATCCTGCCGTCCCCCGCTTGGGATGGGAGAGTTTCTGAACGATCAGGCCCGGAAAAGGGATTGCATCGTGAAGGGTTGACCTTCGTTTCTCACAGACCGGCACTCTTGCTGCTTCTTGAAGTGTCCTAGAGAAGAAGACATCGGATTCCACGTGAGATCAGCTCCTTTGACTAGCCACAACAAGGGGGATGGAGAAACACAACAGTTGGTTTCTTTTGGACGATGAGcccccctctgtgtgtgtgtgtgtgtgtgtgtgtgtgtgtgtgtgtgtgtgtgtgtgtgtgtgtgtgtgtgtgagagagagagagagagagagagagagagagagagagagagagagagagagagagagagagagagaggccttcgTGGTTCTAAAGCAAGAAGCACTGAGGAGTGAAGACATTCTTGAACTCACATCGTTTCCTTCCTTTCCGTCGTGATGGTCCAGTGATGTTTGGAGGACGACGTGGACTGTTTCAGGGTAGATGCTTTTAGAAGgctgtgaagggacttccctgcctggtggtccagtggtgaaggatccacctgccgaGGAGGCAGGGGGACAGGGTGTTTTCCACCGAACCCCTGATCCGGGACGATGCCACAGGGCTCCGGGCAGGTTCGACACAAACCTACAGAACGGACGGTGCCAGGCGTGAAGGCGAGGGCACACGGCCCGGGGACTCTGGACGAGGGTGACTGACGCGGACGGACACTGCCGTCTCCGTCTCCGTGGAGGTGGGTTGTGGCCAGCACGCTCCTCTGGGGCAGGCTGTTCCTAGGACCGTTGGGGAGCGTGCGCGTgcatgggaggagcaggggacctgAGGGGACTCTCTATCCTCTCTGCTCCACGGGATCCCCGGAACCCTCATCTGCTCCAAGAGAGGATTCGTCCCGTGGAAAGACAGACCCACACGCGAGTGAACCTCATTTCTGGTTCCCTTGGCTTCTGAAAGCGTGACGCTCCGGTTCGTGCGACTCTCTGGCTTTCTGTTCTTCCCGAGATCCCGgcctgctcactggaaggacacgAGGAGCCGGATGAGATCTCCCTCTGCACGGCGGCGGCTCCAGCGTGCGCACGTTTCAGCGGCCACGGCTTGCGGACATCGCACCGAGAGCCGAAGCCCCGCCCGGTGGGACAGACGCCTGTTTCCACGACGGGGGAACCGTGCTCGGTGCGGGAAGCCCCATCCTTGCCCCTGCCTGTTCGATCTGCAGGGCCTCTGCAAAGAAcacacgcgcccgatctcgtgacCGATCCCCTTTTCGGAGCCAGCCCGGGGCGTCGTCTGTTTCCCGGGCCACAGGCACACACTGGCACTGGGGAGTGGTGTcgttcctcctcctcgtcctcctcctcctcctcctcctcgtcctcctcctcctcgtcctcctcctcctcctctctgcccccacccttccccccgcATGCAGGCTCCCCCACACCCCCGCCTGGCCCCGGCCCGTCCGGGTCTCCCCCACCCGCAGAAAAGGCCAGGGGACACATGGTCCCAGGACGACGCGGTCGAGAGCCAGTGGCAGTCCGCTGGGATGCGGGGAGGAGAGACGCCCGAGCGTACCTAGGCCGACACTGCCACCGTGTGGGGTGAGAGGCCGGTGCGAGGAGAGCTCAAGagttcagaggaggaggaagaggagcaggaggcagagagggaggcggggggtggaggggagggccagGCTGAAGCTGTCTCGGGGGCGATGACGTGGAAGAGAAACGTTCCCCTTCAGAAGGGCGCTCCGAAGAGAGAGCGTTCCGGCGGGACCTTGAGAGCACCTTCAAGCtgggagcggggtggggtggggtggggtggggtgggggagggaatcaTCCAGACGTAGGAAAGACACCAGGCACAGAAGGCGAGACCGCTTCTTGACCAAAGGGAATCGGATGCTTTTCTGTCCACGTCTGTGCTCCATCCTCAGACTCTCATGGGAATccagccggccggccggccggccggccggccagcCACCGTCGTGTCgctccttttctgttctctccGTGTTTCATGGCGAGTGAGTGAGAGAGTCTTTCGATGGTTCGCTAGGATGTGTGAATGTCGTGGGACCATGGTACTTGTCAGCCGTGGATGAACAGAACGGCTTCGGCTTTCAGGGTGATCCTGAActcccacgccaagggaggcctgtgtgtccctgtgtgctgGAGGACACCGTGCTACCCACATCTTGATCTCGGACTGAACACAACCACCGTGGGGAGGGTGTTCGTGGgttggcttcctttcctttccctatgGCGCTCACCTGACCGTCCTGCCCACTCTTTGGATCCTTGATCTCCCCCTCGCCCTCGAGGCCATcggtccttttctctctcctcctcccgctcCCCGTCCTCCTACTCACCCTAGTttctccccccgcctccccactccccgcccctccacacacacgcaAGTCCCGCTCTTCTCAAATGGACCTCTCACCGACGGCCAACGTTTCCTTtcgccttctttccttcctcccgtcctgcttccttccccccctctttttttttttttttcccctcgtgTGTTGTTCCCCCGTTCCTTTTCAGCTGTCCCGACGGTGTTTCCGAGTGCAGCGCATGACACAGAGATCACCAGGATGCATCTAGTGAGGGACCGTCCGTCACCGCTCGGTGTCACGGCAGATGACGTCTGGTGTCGTGACGCGCCCGTGACCCCTGGACTCCCCGGGTGGAAGGTCGCCCCGCGTCCTCTGTCTCCCTCGCCCGTGGCGCTCGTTCGCTcgttctctcccccaccccaccccccgccaccgtcTCCCCCGCTCCCTCCTCTGGCCACCCCTCATGTGTTCCGTGGTGGTCTCTTAGGAGCCTGTTTCTCTTTGGTTCCGTTGTGTTCACGGTGTCTCGTTTGGTAGGTACTGCATGGAAACGACGGCTCTGAGGTATTTCATGGAGCATCATCCCCTCGAAAGGTCTCTCCAAGTTCCTGCAGACTGTGAGATTTCATTCCCTTCTGGTGGTTGAGTCCCATgcctctgtgtgcgtgtgtgtgtgtgtgtgtgtgtgagtagatACAGGCGTAGGCACACAGACAGAGAGCTCTCTCCTTCTGCGTGTACGGATGTCTACCTaggtatggggggggggggtcgatcccacacatacacacgtccGTAGCTTCTTTGTCCCCTCCGTGGGCACTCCGTGGAGTGGCTGGGTTGGGTCGAAGGGGGACTCTTTGGTGGAGTGTTCCGAGGGAATCGCAGGACTCTTTTCCCTAGGGATGTGGTTTCTCTCTCTGGGAGGCCCCAGGGGATGAGATGTGATCTCTCTGAGTCCGCCCACGTGTTCCTCAGCGGCAGCAAAGACGCGTTCGATCGATCAGGAGCCACTGTCTTCTGATGTTTCGAACTTGCTGTCGCGATGGCGATTCCAGCTCCTGGGCCTTTCCCCTCCGAACGAGAAGGATCCTGGTCCAGATAAACGCCCCGGGGTGCTTCCGtgagcccgcccccacccccagcagccccagcccagcccagcccagcccagcccagcccagccctgccgctGCTTGGTGTCCTACCTGGTGCTTCCGGGCGTCTGTCTGCTCTCCCCGTCTTTGGAAGGAAGGTGTCTGCTCGGGCCCCCTGCCTGCCCACTTCGCTCATCGGGGGTTGTTTCCCTTTTGGAGCCTGAGTTGTCTGACGCCTTGATCAGTTTTGGACAGAAAAGCCCCTTTTGCAAGATGCTTGCGCTTTCCCCGTATATaccgcgcgcgcacacacacacacacacgcacacacacacacacacacacacacacacggatgtgtGTTTCCgtccgtgtgtgtctgtgagtatctATATGTACATAGATACACCTCTAGATACTCACACGCGCGCACGTAGACATCTACACAGACACGTGGGTATCTGTGCACTTAGGCACATGTACACGGACTTCTAtggacatgtgtgtatacacacgcacGTTCGCATATGCGTTGACGTGTGTGCGCATCTATGCACATGCATCTGCGTCTAGGCACTCTAGACGCACCCGTGCACCTGTATGTGCGTACGTGCACGCATGTCTACTGATAGATACCTGTGTGGATATCGACACATAGACACTCGTACGTCTGGGTGGACCTCTCTACGCGATACGTAGACGTCTGTGGATGTGTCCGTATGtgcgtatgcatgtgtgcatacacgTGTGCATATACGCACGCGGATAGATGCGTCTATGGAAGCATGCACGTACGTGAACGCATATACGTGCACCCACACCGGTGCGTATACATCACACGTATACACACGTGTGCATCTGTATGCGTGGACACGTCCGCCTTGATTTGTATGTGTGCGTCTATGGATACCGACGTATCTGCGCATACGAGCCTGTGTATTCGTGCCTGTGTATATCCGTGTGCGTCTGTGTATATATGCCTGTGTCTACGTATATACACGCAAGCGTACACGCACAGTAGAAACGCCTAGGCATACACGTGCGCACACAGACACGTGCGTGTATGTGAGCATGCCCTTCGAACGTGTTTGTTTATACCCGTGGGTGCGCGTATATGTAGACGCGGATATGCGTGCGTATCCATACGGACGCGCGCATACGCACATGTGTATgcgttctctctctccccccctccccctccccctcccctccccctccccctctccctccccctccccctcctcctctccctcctcctctccctctccctctctctgacttTTAAGCAGCCGGAGCAGTTCTAGGACTTGACTGTCCTGCCTggtggttttgtttcatttcctttctgatcGACTTCACAAAGTTATGTATTCATTTAACTGGCTGTTGTCACGGAACACGGGGTTTCCTGAGTGGATCCCTGTTGACTCGGTCCGGTCCTCCTCCCCTCCACGCCCCTCagccgccccccccgccccccccgcccccgccccccagccccaccccccagccccgcccctcccaaACCCCACCCCCGCAGCCCTGCCACCCCAGACCTCCCGCCCGCCCTCCCGCCTGCCTGCCATTCTGGGGTTTGTGGCCAGTTCAGTGAGTTTGAAATCCATGTTCTCCTGACCTCAAGTGCACTTTCCCCACCCACCGGCGCGTGCTTGGGTTTGTTGTCTTCGGACTTTGTCACGGTCTCTACCCAGGTTGAGTTGCGTCTTCTCTTGGTGGGGGTTCCGAGCgtgtctcctcctcttcctttcttgctCCTGGGCTCGCGTGTCTGCGTCTGCTTTCCAAAGTCCTGCTTTGTTCTCCGAGCAGCGCTCGCCTGGTTTCGCTTTGccggcccctccctccctccctccctccctccctctctctctctctctctctctttcgggGGAGGGGGGCCGGGGGAGTCTGCGATGCCGCTCGCTGGTGCCCCTCTCTCCGCCGACCCCGCCTCCGCCCCGAGCCCCCACCGCCCGCCGGCGTCTCCGTGGAATGTCCCCCCCAGCACCCCGGGATCGCGTGGGGGAGTGAGTCTCCTTCGTGGCAGCCTCCTGAGGAGATCCTTCCCAGCGTCTCTCCCTTCCTCCGCGGCCGGGGTCGCGTCGCGTCGCGTCGCTCGGCGGCGGAGGCTCCGGGCCGAGCTCGGGCGTTTGGGCGGCCGGCGCGGTGGCGTCCCCGGCGGCCGGCGACAGCGACCCGTCCTCGGGACGTTCGAGTCGCTTGTCGGGAGCCACCTGGCGGCCGCTTGTATATTGTCCCTCCCCTCTGGAGCTTCGGCGAGGCCTCCTTCAGGAGGATTGTGACTCAGCCTCTGGGCCCGAGGCAGAGCTGTCAGACACCGGCGACGCTGGCGGCGACAGTCCCGGTGGCGCCGAGGCCTAGGGACAGTCCTGCTGTCGCCGGAGATTGGTTCTCTAGGCTTCTGAGGAGGGTGACCGTCGCGGCGCCCCGGAGCCGGCTTGCGGGGCGGCCTGACCGGGTCGACCAGCATCTCCCCGTGCCCCTGCGGCCGCGGAGACGGACCGCCCGGACCCTCCCTGGGCCGGGCCGCCGcggtgggcagggagagggtcTTCCCTGCCCGGAGCGCCTGGACTCGGGCTCGGCGGTCCGGACTCCTCCTGGGCCGCCCTCAGGAGCGTTTGCTTCGCCGTCGGCCCCGCTCCGGAGGTGGGGACCGGCCCGGACGGTGGCTTGGAGGTCGCCGGAGGGCGCGCCTGGGTCCGGGCCCTCGGGTCCTTTCTGCCCGAGGTGTTTTCCGCGTCGCGCTCCGGAGGTGGGGACCCGAGGGTGGCCCGGGGGAGGCGCGTGTGCGGTCCCCGCGTGGGGTCCGGTCGCCCGAGGCGTCTCGCGGCACCCGTGCTTTCTCTCTGTCCAAGTCCTGACGGGTccggagacgtggatggaccGGACCCTGCTCCCGCGGGTGGCCGGGGAGGGCGCGCTCGACCCTCCAGCGTGCCCTCGTGGGTCTCGGTCGTCGGACGCGACTTTGGCTCACCCCTCTCCGACTCCCTGCATCCCGGTCGGGAGGTGGGGACCGGCTCGGGCCGTCCTGGGTGCCCCGTCTGGGACGGTCTGGGCCCCGGGCGCGCTCCCTGGTCGGGGCCCGCTCGTCTCGTGGGAAGCGCCTCGCTGACGGTTCCGTCTTCTGTGTTCCTTTGGCACGTCGAAGCCAAATCCCCGTCCGGAGACTCGGACGGACCGGTACCCCTACCCGCGTGGACGAAGCGGGGAGGGCGTCCTCGGCCGGCTCCCCCTCTCTCGGTGTCCGCGCCCCCGCTTTGGCCACCACgcgcccctccccccctcccgGTCGACCAgatgacaccccccccccccaagagaGCTCGGGGCCTGGTGTTTATGGGGCAGCGTTGGGGACAGGTGGCCGGGACAAGGTTCCGGGGGCCCTCCCTGCGAGTCGTAGATGGGCTCCTCTGTCGGCTGCTGTCATTTCGTCGCCCTTAATAGGCCTTTTTTGCCACCAGGTAAGTGCTGACACGGTCTCCTTTGGTGTCTGCCACCGAGGACTGTGGGTCTCTGGACGCACGCGGGGCTCTGGGCTTCTGGGCCGCCAGCTGGTGCCC comes from Capra hircus breed San Clemente unplaced genomic scaffold, ASM170441v1, whole genome shotgun sequence and encodes:
- the LOC108635154 gene encoding uncharacterized protein LOC108635154 → MSRVPSGPLLLPCTRTLPNGPRNSLPQRSVLATTHLHGDGDGSVRPRQSPSSRVPGPCALAFTPGTVRSVGLCRTCPEPCGIVPDQGFGGKHPVPLPPRQVDPSPLDHQAGKSLHSLLKASTLKQSTSSSKHHWTITTERKETMTLQEAARVPVCEKRRSTLHDAIPFPGLIVQKLSHPKRGTAGYPSRVWDGGFPGGSVGNRPVPTQETRVSSPARDDPTCYRATKPIGLADGIRALDPGHCER